A single genomic interval of Oryza sativa Japonica Group chromosome 7, ASM3414082v1 harbors:
- the LOC9267105 gene encoding uncharacterized protein At5g01610 — MASQIESHRAGAEIVNGDDICRKKSIELLGELGLPMGLLPLEDIEEFGYNRETGFIWMVQRKKKIEHVFKKIKQNVSYAGEVTAFVEKGKLKKITGVKTKELMLWLSIVEVYAAEASPEKVTFKSGAGICKTFDAAAFAPGE, encoded by the coding sequence ATGGCTTCACAGATCGAgagccaccgcgccggcgcggAGATCGTCAACGGCGATGACATCTGCAGGAAGAAGTCCATCGAGCTTCTGGGAGAGCTCGGCCTCCCCATGGGGCTCCTGCCATTGGAGGACATCGAGGAGTTCGGCTACAACCGGGAGACCGGGTTCATCTGGATGGtgcagaggaagaagaagatcgaGCACGTCTTCAAGAAGATCAAGCAGAACGTGTCCTACGCCGGTGAGGTGACGGCGTTCGTCGAGAAGGGGAAGCTGAAGAAGATCACCGGCGTGAAGACCAAGGAGCTGATGCTCTGGCTCAGCATCGTCGAGGTGTACGCCGCCGAGGCGTCGCCGGAGAAGGTGACCTTCAAGAGTGGCGCCGGAATCTGCAAGACCTTTGACGCCGCTGCATTTGCACCTGGGGAGTAA
- the LOC4342264 gene encoding uncharacterized protein produces the protein MAKGAASASGGGGAAPEAQQQLSGGGDTPRRRRPTRSRSDPLLIVCRCFNVVTAATAALCVAVNVLSAVQSFRTGLDIFGGIFRCYAVVISLFVGVVETEWGFIMKFCKILEYWPARGMLQIFVAVMTKAYPNVERGDLILLEDIASYLLLACGLIYIISGVLCIGVLKRSRQQKATSREQAVKDLEELEKRREELEALLLAQRSETV, from the exons ATGGCCAAGGgggccgcgtcggcgtcgggaggcggcggcgccgcgccggaggcgcagcagcagctctccggcggcggggacacgccgcggcggcggcgccccacgCGGTCCAGGTCCGACCCGCTCCTCATCGTGTGCCGCTGCTTTAAtgtcgtcaccgccgccaccgccgcgctctGCGTCGCCGTCAACGTCCTCTCCGCCGTGCAGTCCTTCCGCACCGGCCTCGAC ATATTCGGGGGCATATTCCGGTGCTACGCGGTGGTCATCTCGCTGTTCGTGGGGGTGGTCGAGACAGAGTGGGGATTCATCATGAAATTCTGCAAG ATTTTGGAGTACTGGCCTGCAAGGGGAATGTTACAGATCTT TGTTGCTGTCATGACAAAGGCATACCCAAATGTTGAAAGGGGTGATTTGATTTTGCTTGAAGACATTGCCAGCTATCTGCTTCTTGCATGTGGACTGATCTATATAATCTCG GGTGTGCTGTGCATTGGTGTGTTGAAGCGTTCTAGGCAGCAGAAAGCAACATCACGAGAACAAGCAGTCAAGGATCTGGAG GAGCTGGAGAAACGGAGAGAAGAACTTGAGGCACTTCTACTTGCTCAGAGGTCTGAGACGGTCTGA
- the LOC4342265 gene encoding putative F-box/FBD/LRR-repeat protein At4g03220, protein MEDGDGDEGAAKRTKLSAAAAAAAAGEDRLSALPDDLLVQVLLRIGGTTAAARTSVLSRRWRSLWCLLPELDFVPEADGGSIRAALAAHEPPSLRHLLVAAQDAAPHGMAEWLPVAARRLAGDLLLFNMAPKRDAKDDDDEEGKDGSPFLELPCFGSATKLSLDLGFLPLAVPVSGVFARLTDLSLDSVRFHGPCEFGDAASSRRFPSLKNLNIRNTQGLSNFIIHSDSLLQLDLRSVRGLKQLNVVAPALQVLSVFFCFADTQARSQPVADIAAPQLETLQWEDAFDPSSVEFGEMASLRCLGTYFFLVYGLEDFKNNRDCLRLLKRFRRDAISRLTLTLAFLPKDLCDFEYLMENMTMLPDIVSLNLNVLANGHAIGPSLFHVLRMCTSVRRLKLVTHISLDLEAQAVCSSDCVCDLPPNWKTEELLLKFLHEVEINNLRGTGHEIALVKWLFSWAVVLKDMTINFYHSVPESTAKEVCQMLLNFSRPEICMKIYFYHRWRKVLYVPED, encoded by the exons ATGGAGGACGGCGATGGGGACGAAGGCGCCGCCAAGCGTACCaagctctccgccgccgccgccgccgccgccgccggcgaggaccgCCTCAGCGCACTTCCCGACGACCTGCTCGTCCAAGTCCTTCTCCGGATAGGAGGAaccaccgccgcggcgaggaCCAGCGTCCTCTCCCGCCGCTGGCGCTCCCTCTGGTGCCTCCTCCCGGAGCTCGATTTCGTCCCCGaagccgacggcggcagcatccgcgccgccctcgctgccCATGAACCGCCTTCCCTACgccacctcctcgtcgccgcccagGACGCCGCCCCTCACGGCATGGCGGAATGGCTCCCCGTcgcggcgcgccgcctcgccggggaTCTGTTGCTGTTCAACATGGCGCCGAAGAGAGATgccaaggacgacgacgacgaggaggggaaGGATGGCTCCCCATTTCTTGAGCTCCCCTGCTTCGGCAGCGCCACCAAGCTCTCTCTCGACCTAGGGTTCCTTCCCCTCGCCGTGCCGGTCTCCGGCGTGTTCGCCCGGCTCACCGACCTCTCACTGGACAGCGTCCGGTTCCACGGCCCGTGCGAGTTCGGTGACGCCGCCTCGTCGCGGCGGTTCCCATCCTTGAAGAATCTCAACATCCGGAACACCCAGGGTTTGAGCAATTTCATCATCCACTCGGATTCTCTCCTGCAGCTGGACCTGAGGAGTGTGAGAGGATTGAAGCAGCTCAATGTCGTGGCGCCTGCACTGCAAGTGTTAAGCGTGTTCTTCTGCTTTGCTGATACTCAGGCTAGGAGTCAACCGGTCGCCGACATCGCAGCCCCGCAGCTGGAGACTCTCCAGTGGGAAGATGCTTTTGATCCAAGCTCCGTCGAATTTGGCGAGATGGCGAGTCTCCGATGTCTGGGAACCTACTTTTTTCTTGTATATGGACTAGAAGACTTTAAGAACAACCGCGATTGCTTGAGGCTCTTGAAGCGCTTTCGGCGTGATGCCATCTCCAGACTTACCCTCACGCTTGCCTTTCTGCCG AAGGACCTCTGTGACTTTGAATACTTAATGGAAAATATGACAATGCTCCCTGACATTGTGTCCCTTAACCTCAACGTATTGGCAAATGGACATGCCATTGGCCCCAGCTTATTCCATGTTCTCAGGATGTGCACAAGTGTAAGAAGGTTGAAGCTAGTAACACATATTTCTCTTGACCTCGAG GCACAAGCTGTTTGTTCATCAGATTGCGTTTGTGATCTTCCACCAAACTGGAAAACTGAGGAACTTTTGTTGAAATTCCTTCATGAAGTAGAAATCAATAATTTGAGGGGAACTGGACATGAAATTGCCCTTGTGAAGTGGCTATTCAGTTGGGCAGTAGTGTTGAAAGACATGACGATAAATTTCTATCATTCAGTCCCTGAGAGCACGGCGAAAGAGGTGTGCCAGATGTTACTTAATTTCTCTAGGCCTGAAATATgcatgaaaatttatttttaccaCAGATGGCGTAAGGTTTTGTATGTTCCAGAGGACTAA